ACACCGGAAGCCCAACTAGACACCTTTTTTGGGGGCGTTTCCTCATTTCTGCAGGTGTGTTGTATACACACAGCCTCTTCAGCACTGAAAGCCCGTGGAGCAGCGCTGTCCAGAGCTACACAACCATGCATCAACAATCCATGCAGGTTGAAATGGTCTAGACTGCTGTCTGCACAGCAGCCTGCGCTCACAGCTCTTCTCCCTGCTCTCATCACTACTGAGACAACGAGAACAGCCCTCTATGTAATATCTCTCGCTGTGGTGTGTCCCTCTACTCCCTCTACATCTCTGGGCTTTCACAAGCTTACATGGGGACACCAGCAACAAGCTATTTCCCACCTCACACACCTTACTAAGAGGGATGTACAGGATGCTGCTACTTCCTGATGGTTTCATGCTAGATTTATTTTTGTACTAAGAAAAATATCCATTGAATTGTCTAAGAGGCATTTACGTCACAAGATTAAACGTCACACATTTCCAATTTGGACAGAATCAACATGTGCCTAGAGATAGTAAAATCATACAGATGTAACACCCTTGTCGTTGCATActgtttacaggtgagaaaaAATGCTAGCTGGATGATCAAACCTTGACTGATATTGTTTCTCTGAAAACAAGATAAACAGAAGTGGAAAAAGATGGATGTGCGCTAAAAGGTTCAGGAGCAAGTGGACAGCGGAGTGTCCACCTCTACTGAGGGGTGTTTGAATTCCGGGGGGGTGAGGGAAGGATTCAGCAGGAAGCCCTGATAAAGCCATCGTGCCCACCCCCCCTTCCCCGAGACCAAAGAGGCAGGGGCTGGGGGTTGCATGTGAGGACTGTAACCCAGGAGgtctccactcacatgaccgagcagctcttggtcttcTCCTTCTTGAAGGTGGAAGAGAGCAAATCCGACTTGCTGGGCAGGTGGAGCAGTCTTTTGGACAGGCGGCGGGTGGGGCTTGGCTtggggaggggctgcagctTGTTGATGCAGGCCATCGCTGCGGTGCGGAACACGCTGTGGATGCTTTTCTCCGAGGTGAACGCTGAGCACTCCAGGTAAGCTTCCACGCCCAGCTGCTTGGCCATAGCAGAACCCTGCAATACACGTGATGAATGATGAATGCTACCGTTCATAATGTCCTGTGATATATTTTCactgttttttatttgcacCAGGGTCAACATGTTGTGTGGATTTCAGGAAGAAATGCCCGAAAGCTCATAAAATGGCTGTACAATTAAAAACGAGGATGCATGCCATGATTGACGATATATCCTCGAGCCATTTGTCATCCTACAAAGACCAAATAGGCTTTCAATGGGCTTTCAAGCAATAAATATTTATCCCAAATTATCCTGAAGTAATTGAAAATGCTGGCTAGAAATAGCTGCTCCATGGGACGTGTACTGATGTGATGCTTTTAAACCGGCGTTGACTACATTCCTGAATTCTTTTGTCTCACCTGCTCATAGGTTATGGGAGTCTGTTTCTGATTGGACAGCTCCATCAGCGTGCAGACATCCGTGCGCAGGTCGGTCTTACAGCCGATGAGCAGGATCCGTGTGCTCGGACAGAAGTCCAGGATCTCAGTTTTCCACTGTGGACAGAAAAGGACAGTCAGTTCAGTAAATAATCACCTGTCGTCATGTATACAGCAGGCTACATTTGAGAGAATTACTGACATGGAATACAATGGAACACAAAGATGAATCATAACTTGAAATGAAAGTCCTGAAGTCATTACCTTCTTCAGACTGCTGTCCACAGTGTCAGGACGGCTGATGTCAAAACACAGCAAAACTGCATCTGAGTCACTATAGCACAGGGGCCTCACGTTATCGTAGTATGGAGAACCTTAGAGGGCAGAACACAGATAATCACACATGTCGATAAATGAGAAGACAATCGTTGAAAACACGACAACCAGCATCTGATTACAAGTTCCTCCATCAATGCCCTCAATGCAGCGTTTCAGAGGAGTCTTGCACTGCAGCCATTTTTAAACATTGCCAAAGGTGAAATGGTAACACACTCCCAATCTTTGTTAACTTTTATTGTTTCTGAGTGTTTGATGGAAGAAGAGCCTTTTGatatttttaaaactttaagGTCAGACTAGTTCTTTTCTGGTGCCACATTAAAGGCATGTTTTCATTTCAAAGGGACAAGGATCTGctttgtaaaatgtttaaaGAGTGAATTAGTAATTCCTTTTAACTGGAGATTGTTTCCGGAATTGATGTCGCAACAGACAGTTGTTCAGGGCAAAAAGGGTGACCGAGCAGCAGAgtggcagaggcagagagagctgcAGGGATTATGTGCAATCGGCATCACTTCTCCTGCTGAGCCTCACTTTGCTGTCCCTGAAACTGCtctttcctctgctcctgtaTCCTCTGATGGCATTTCACAGGGAGAGAAGATGACAATCGAGCTCTAAATCCTCATTGATCTTCTCTTGCAGTAGATTACGCAAGTGGAACAGTAATCTTGGGGCAGGCAGACGCTCCCACTCATGCTCAGAATCCTTAAGTAAAccacccaccccccaaaaaaatcctcTGCTCGCCGCGCAATACCTTCAGTTCCTCTGTTACCACAGCAACAGCCTTGGAATCCGCCATCTACATCAGGCATTCCTCCCAACTCTCTATAAAGGCTCGCTTTAACTGCCAATCAATCACTTTACACCGCAAACTGCCCACCCACCTCCTGTTGGGGACATTCCTCTGCTCTGCTACAGAGTTGGGGACCACAGACATACATCggtcacacacaaagacacaacaccACACCCAATGATACACAGACTCGCTATTTCAATTTGGCAGCAGCCAGAGGTCTGTGATCAGATGAAACCGAAAAGGAGCAGCTCAATGGGATTACCATGTTTACTTTAGGCTCTGTGTGAATCCAAAAAGGAATTCAGTGTTCCTCTTATAGCTACAGAGAACAAAAGCCGTCTGTGTAATTACTCGTTAGATATTACACAACCACCCTAATTGATTTACAGCGTAAAAACAATGCATCAGGAGGAAACATGAACGAGCACCCACAACATGGATGTGTGCATACAGATCGGTTTCATGAATACTTAATGATTTTCCACATTATCAAAGGGTAAAACTGAATTTGCCAGCTGCCAGGCGCTGTGAGTGGAATAATGACAAGCTGCGATGAAATTCCTCAGGGCTCAATGTCCTGAAGAAAGTAAACATTGCAGCAGAGGAACAAAGGGACTTGTATTAAAACCCTGTTTCTAAGCCTTTGGATACAAAAACATACTATACTGTTAAGTAGCAAATTAACTGAAACATTGTGATTAAACTAAATGATTTACTCCGGCTGTATTTTTACAGACGACAACACCATAAGAATGCAATTTACATTATTGCCCTAACACTGTTTACACCTCAGGCTGAGGAGAAAAGCCACGCTTATCTGTGAGACAACTTCGTGTTTGCTGACTGTAAAAATCGACACACATTAAAATCAGAACAATTAGCACtacaaggatgtgtgtgtgcatatgtgtggaGACTCTAAGATGTCTCATCGGAGAATCAGAGGCAGAGCGCTCTATCAATCTTCCCAATCACCCTCAGGAGGTTATCCCAGCCAGCAACCTGGTGTGATTCTGCACTAAAAAGCCACTGATCTAAACACAGCGATCGATGGAACGCGGCACAGGGGTCCAAGAGTCTTTGAAATTAAAGCTGACAAATGAGTTACCCTGTCAAGAaggaggggagatggagggaatgtatagaatattttttcttcttcaaagaaatacatttttttatcaaGGATGCAGGATTCAGTGGGCATATGTATCCTATCTCCAAcggaattaaataaaaaaaattatgacaGTGTAAGTATTAGTATTTGAAGCTTCTCGGCATGCTGTTCGGGTAGAGAAGCAGTCTTAGGGGCACTCTCCAGACACTCCAGGACCCAGTTTCTAATCCTGGAAGAAATAGCTGTTTCTATTATGTCGAGAAAAAGcttggaagagaggagggaaagcAGAAGTGTAGCCAACTGAGGTAGATCACAAAGAGCCCTCCTATGCCATTAATCCTTCACCCCCTGCAGTCTGATATCACAGAGTGCCAGTCTCTGTcgcttccctctcttccctccttccccccaCTGCAACAACCCAAAGACTGGCTGAGATAGATCAATACACATGCAGAGCCTGCTCCCAATgctcccctttctccctcttctcaACAGCATGCCTCGACAACAGATGGAGAGTTTCTGAGGCATGAAACATGGAGAGTGAGGCTGAGTAACTGCGGGatggaaggaaaagaaaagagcagaACCAAACTCCTCAGCTGAGCTCAACTCCATCCGCCTTGATGGTGCGGTGCTCAGAGTGTTGAGGTAGAAACTGGGCCAGATGAGAAGTAGACTTCGCAGGCCGAGACGACTGtccttgtgtttgtgcgtacaggtgggggaggggaggatctGCTTGTTTTGTGGGTGCATGAGTGAGACTGCAAGGGTGTTTTTGTGCATGTGCTAAATCAACTGAGCGTCACAGCCTATCTTCATCATTAGCACACTCCTCAGTGAGAATGCAGGGGTCAGACAGAGTAACGATCCAGTGATGGGATGCGTCACAGATTTGCCCCTCCACCCACACTCAGCCGACTGGGAAGTTGCCGCTGCAGCTGATAACTACAGAAATGACCACAGCCaggacaaaaaaacacactACATTGCGTCAAACAGTTGCTCCCTGGTTTCACATGCCAGAGCCAGTCAGAATCACGGCTGCAGGGCCCTGCAGGGAGCGGGAGGACGGCTTTGTTCCTGAGCATCACCACGTTGAGCTGTTAACAAGCTTTATTTTGTAACTTGACACTGTCAAAGCTCATCCCACTCTGGATTTTGACGTTGGCGCAAACAACAGATGTAAATTGACATGCATTGAATTAAAAGTGTATTCTGCTAATAATCTTTCATAAAGCCACAAATCACAGCTCAGAGGTAAACATAAATAGATTTTAGTCGTTAAAATTCCAAATAGCCTGTTAGTTTGCAAGAATAGTTTGCCTTCACCTTTATTCTAATTAAAAACTGAGCTAGTGCAGAAATGCTCAGGCAATAAAGTGATTTGATGCattgtttaatcatttaatttcaTAATGCAAAGAAATACCAATAAAATGGTGGCAGCCTGAAAACAGACTGATCCTTAAATGACTTATAGCAAGTCATTCGGCCATAAATACTATCAGTCATTTGAAATGTCCATTCTAACATTTCATTGTTAATAGACAGCTATCGTGGTTATCCATTAATATGATTATTGTCTATTAACAATGTCTCTCCTTCACACTCATACAGATGGTTTCATCAGCTTAAATAGATATTGGGTTCATAACAAATCAATCTCATTCATTAATCATACAATAAATGACTACAGTGTGTATACAATATCTCTTCAGACGCAAAGGCTTTATCAGCAAGACCATTCAACCAGGAATGTATTACCCACGAACACTATAACGAGTTTCATTATTCACTCTTCATGAGTTATAGCCACTggatgatgcccccccccccccccaggctgaTTAAAACCGGTGGATTGATTTTGTCCTATAAATCCATGGCGGGGCTGGGAGAAGGAGCTGCCTGCCATGTGGAAGTAGTGATGAGGTCCTTCCAATCAATGAAGGGGAGTCAGGATAATGAGAAGACCCTCTCAGTGTGGGGGGCTGCAGCAGCACAATGAGAGCAAATTACAGTAAAACGAAGAAACTCTACGGTGTGGCCAACAAATAGCCCCTGTGAGTGTTGTCCATTACCTGCAGCCCGACATGAGATACATGACAGGTATCTATAAATAATGATAGGGAGGAGGGGGATATAAGTTTACCTCACACTGGAACAACAGAGGGAAAATTCAGTTTTTAAATCAGCCCGAAAGCATGTtgcaaataatatttaaatcccGATAAATAACTTCATGTGGAATACGTTTTGCGGACAATTTCATCTGTTAATTGATAGCTGTCTGTAAGGCGCGTTAGCCACAAACTAACCAGTGTAATTCCGCAATGTGCTTGGGTTGTGAAGAAGTGACAGAGGAAGGGGTCAACAGAGGGAAGAAAAGAGTTGAAACGGTAAAGGATGGGAAGAAGAAAAGTGTAAACTGAAACTGAAAAGCAGCAGATATAAGTGTATTCAGTCTTAATCCCCTGCATCATGCTGCTCTAGTGGGTGACCCGCAGCACCATATGGAAGCAAATGCAGGTCACCAGAGTTCCTGagctccctcctgtctgtctgctccagAAAACCTTCCTGCTCAACAGGATGTCTCTCTGTTTGCCCATCATCCCCCGGCACCAGGCACATTCCCATGCTGGCCAGAGCAAAAGTCCACAGTCTGGGATTATAAAGCAGGATTTGGTCTCTGGAGGAAATTACTCGCACTTTTTCCCTGCCGCTTTTGaaaaatgaggggggggggggctgagagagAAATCATTGTGCACTGAGCATAAAGGGAATCAGACAGGTGCTGCAGACCCATGTTCACAGTATTCAGGTCAATACGCCGAACAGCAGATCCCCGGGGAGATCCACACTGACACATTGACCCTTTTGTTCACGCTTAgcttaaatgaacatatgatgCACAAAGTCAGCAACAACAAGTGAAGCGGCATAATCCCCGTCTCTATGCCGAGTTGCTAGTGAAACATATTGGGCACAGAAATGTAATTGGAGATCTGTCAATCTTTTCTCTTGCCATGTGCAAAAAGCATCTAGTGATATAAAACGGCTTTTAATCATCTTTCATTTACAAACTCAAGATGACTGAGACTCTGCAGTTCAACAAGTGCACATTTAGTATGCCACTGCCTCAGCGATACATGAAAACAAAGAGGATGGTGCCTGTCCATTAGCCTTTATGTAATCAAACCCCACTATAATATGGTCTCCTTCATTCCAAGATGGACAGGGTTAACATGTCTTGAGACCAAAAGAAGAATACCtaataataaattataaaacGCAGCTGAGACAGACGCTCATTACATTCACTGCGCATTGCCTAATATCCTCCTTCAGTGCCGCAGGCCATGATAGGCCAGAGAGACCGAGACAATGTGATGATCAGGTACCTGAAGTGTCCCACAGACTGAGCTCCActcgctgctcctccagctccagagaCGCTGTGTAGTTTTCAAATACCGTGGGCACATAGGTCTGGgaaacaaaacacatgaaggTGTCATTAGTGGGGAGGCGTCTGTCTGTTAGTTACAGGGAATTTAATTAAtcattcaaattaaaaaaaacattttgtccTGCTCAATTTGAATACATTGTGAATCAATAAATCACATTGATCACTGCATTTGCAATACaagttacaagttacaagtcttttattttattatacatATTGCACACAGGAGTATAACGTGAAACAATCCTTATTGTCTAAAGGATACAATTCCATACGCGATAAAACAGTGGATGCCCCTGCATGTATTACGGTAAATGCATACAGAATAAACCAAGAAGACAACATGTTATGAAAATGCGCATGAAAACTGACTGCAACATGCGCaccgttttttgtgtgtgccaaATTCAATCATTTTAATATAAGTTATCACTCTGATTATCAACACAACTAGCACATATGTACGTGGATCCATGTTGAGTTCATGTTCACTAACAGAAGACACATTATAGCATACCTCTGGATAACAATCCTTTGCAAGGACTTGCAACATCGCCGTTTTTCCGCATTGTACGTCTCCCACCAGAACCAGTTTACACCTCACCACCAGCGGCTGTGTagttctcctctccttcatggTGTCGGTGGCGGCCCGGTGTTTGTTGcagaaaatattaaaatcaaGAAACAATACAACACATAAATCCTGCCAGTGTAGTTCTCGGAGGATGCTCGCAGTTGGTCTGATTTAATTTACCACAGCGGGTCTTTATACAGACGAGCATCAGCCAATAGGAGCTCACCATTCCACAGGCTTCTCGGGGCTCATCTCAATGAGCAAAGGCAAGGATGAGGGAACAGCTGCGGTACGAACAGGACTTTTCTAAAAGATTAGGTGCAGATTACAGTGCAAGATTAAACCTTGTTGTAGGAGTTTCATCAGCATGTTGAACTGTTTTAACGGAAGTTGATCGAGTTTATGGAACataggagcagcagcaggcagtCGCTGCAGACTTCTGTTTGTTTCACCTGTCGGTCTTGTCACCATGGTGCAAATTGATAGATTAGATTGTTGACTGGCTGGATCAATAGCAAACCACTGTCTGAGGACGATGGGAGAGCAATCCACAATGGACTCATTAGTTTGCCCTGATCTGCACTCGAGTGTCAAGTCAATTTAATCCAAACAACTCAGATTCTTCTTTTTCAAAAACCATTCTTCCACAACTGGTCTGAACTTCCCTGACAGAGATTTAGCAGATTGTGTGGAAGTTGATATAATTTGCTCTGGAATGAGGCCAATTACCACTGAATCGATTGACAAGGATTTCTCACAAGTGGTCAATTTTCTCTTAACTTCAACACGTCTTGGTTACAGTCCCTGTGATCGTCTTCTAAAACAGACTCGTATACGATTGAAAGAACGTTTCAGTGAATGGTAGCTGATCAAAAGGCAGCGTGGCCTGTGCTCAGTATAATGGATGGTGTGAGGCCCCCTGATAGGCGACCATCTATCGGCTGCCCACAGGGTCCAGTCAGAGGTCTTGTGCTGGTCAACCCCCTGGAGAGACACATACAGTGATGTTCACACCCTGAAGGCTATCACTGTATGGAAACAACATCTCAATGTTATAGGAAAAGGATAATTAAAAGATACAAGTGAATTAGCTACCTTCCTCTGTGTCTGGCAATAGCTGATTTACTTACTGTTGCCAATCAGagccgttgttgtttttgccctTGTGGGTCAAACCAATTTGCCTTTGTTCACAAACATTCACCTCCATGCTGGGATCTGTCTGTGTTTTACAGCCCAATATGTTTTGTTGTCATCATACACACTAGTGTAGGTTGTTTATGTATGCAGTGGAGAAAAAGTGTGTATTGCTGTAGCATTTCATTTTCATCAACACAAATATTGGACCAAGTGCACTTTCTCTCGTTATTCATAGTACTTCACTGTGAGAAGAACATGTTTCTTCtagcaatattttaagtatagGATGTGAAATAATAATGCTTATGTGttgcttaaaaaaacattttatatcgCTACATTTTATATAGCTACATTTTATACGAATACAACTaaagtttttttaatgattctCAGACAAAACGTAGTAATTATTCTGATGCTGtagtaaagtaaaataaatgcaGGGTAATGTGTATAAATAGCAGCTCTATCTTTCAAACattctatttaatttttttaatattgtgtGTAATATGGCTAGCTAGTTAAAGGAAGCAATATATGACATTTAAAGCATTAttatagcagcaaacaactttTGTTAGACCGATCCAGTTAAGAAGAGAAGTTGTAGATGATGAACTCTCTCTAACCTTCTGAATTACCTGCAATGCATGCATGGATGGTGTGTAACCGCCACAGCGCTTAGGACAGGGAGAGACAGGTGGCTGTGAATACTCATCAGGCATAAAGTGACACCTTCCAATATGGCTGATACtagaggatgagaaggaggataCGGGGGAGGCTGACTTCTGCCAGGATGAGGCATTGACGCCTTAAACTATCACACCTCCATATATTGGGTGACAGTGATGGTAATTATCATCAACACAATGAGAGAGTGATAGTCGCTTACACATGACACTCAGGAAAACAGATAAAAGCTGAGTCACTATTGGACACTATCAGGCGGTTAGAAATGCAAAGTAGGAAGCTTCCTAATTTTCCTGCCACAAACTCATCATCAGATTGTGTTGATATGGATCTGTAGCATGACTTTGTGATATTAGAGTCTTAGACACGTGGCAGAAATTCAGAACAACTCCTAGGTCAACCAAAGAGGGAAGCGATATCAAGCTATGAAACATCGTACTACGAGTCCAGATGGTAAATGATTATcatgcccagaaataggtggtAATGACATGGATCGCTGTAGGAAACAGAACGCAACCTGAATCTGATGAATGGGAAACAGTTGCGGTAATGAATAACTTGAACAGATTGAAGTAGCATGTTTGGATCGATTAGAGACTTGAAACATGTCACAGGTCCCCTGTTCTCGTTTGTCTTCGGTTGTCATCCTTGTCATCGAAATTTGATGAAGCTATGCGGCGTCAACACATCATCCCAGTTTAGCTCTTCCGAGGTGAGAAGTTTAAGGACACTCTAGACATCACAGCCATTTTATTAATGTTAAACATCTCATTCCAAACATTGACATGCTCTATTGCTATCACTCTTCGAGGGCTTTAAACATGATTTTGAAACCTGCTACTGATTGAGAAGGCCTGGATCACAGTAGGCGGTCCAGTTCATCTCAAACATATTGGATGTGATTGAGGTCAAGGCTCTGTGCAGACCAGTCAAATGATTCAACACCATACAGGGGAAACATTTATATTATGCATCTGCTTTGTGCATGAGGGCAATGTAATTTTGAAACAGGAAAGGGACTTCAGCAAAAAAGCTAGAAGTGAATGTCTAAAATATAATTTCATGTTGTAGGAGTGACATTTATTTCAATTGtcattaaaatacatatatatatatggtgttgTATATATGgcgctgtatatatatgtaatacatttaaatgatgtatttacaaattatatttatattttaaaatattatttgtatatatataatttctatACATATagaaattatgtatatatgaattatatataaaaaatttaaCAACAAGGTTACTTAATTTTGCAGGTTTCCTAGGGACTACTTTTTTGGAAGTTGTCCCAATTAAAATAGTTTAAAGTGTTTTAGAGAGAGATATCTCAAAATCTAGCCAGATAAAACCAAAAATGGGTGAATTCCACCAGTGGCAAgtgagaaatatgtttttgtttcaaATCATCAATCACCAAAGTGACCCTTTACACAATCGTTTTAAAGATGTATGGTTGTGTGGTTGTTCTGGTGTCGGTTGGACTGATTATTCCACAGCATGTGGACTTAAATGTACAGACATACcactgctgccctctgctggtggTTATGAGTCaccagctaaaaataaaaacatcacagACAGAAATGCTAcataaatgttgtgttttattcacCCCCTTTTTGAAATGTGCGACAGACAAAAGTTGCATCCTGTACACGTCACAATCAGACACTGTTGGATATAATTTGTATTGTCGGGACAGAAACCAGGTGAAATGTTGACATCATCATCGACAACTTGTTCAATATTGGAGGCGGGTACAGCATAGCGTTTAGTGCATTTATTGCAATGTAAAGCAGACAATAAATAATAGTAGTGCAATTATATCCCATCAAAACTGAGGAGATACCTTGATAGTCTCAAGTAGTGTCATCAATGCTAGACTTTGTATTGCGTACAGAATTTAGGCAAGTGAAGCGCAATAGGAAATtatcattgtaaaaaaaattgtgcTTTGGACGCTAAAAGTATAATTCACTTTTTGTAGAAATTTCCTGCAATAGAAATTAAGCAAATAGAGCTgatatctatttttattttgcaaaagAAGATACAGTGCTCTCTCTATTTCATCAAGTACAAGTTATGTATCTCAATCCTGGTCCTTCAGACATGAACGTGGGTGTCAGTGAAAGCAAACTTTACGGTGGTCCTAAATAAC
The genomic region above belongs to Pseudoliparis swirei isolate HS2019 ecotype Mariana Trench chromosome 9, NWPU_hadal_v1, whole genome shotgun sequence and contains:
- the rnd1b gene encoding rho family GTPase 1b isoform X2, which codes for MLQVLAKDCYPETYVPTVFENYTASLELEEQRVELSLWDTSGSPYYDNVRPLCYSDSDAVLLCFDISRPDTVDSSLKKWKTEILDFCPSTRILLIGCKTDLRTDVCTLMELSNQKQTPITYEQGSAMAKQLGVEAYLECSAFTSEKSIHSVFRTAAMACINKLQPLPKPSPTRRLSKRLLHLPSKSDLLSSTFKKEKTKSCSVM
- the rnd1b gene encoding rho family GTPase 1b isoform X1, which gives rise to MKERRTTQPLVVRCKLVLVGDVQCGKTAMLQVLAKDCYPETYVPTVFENYTASLELEEQRVELSLWDTSGSPYYDNVRPLCYSDSDAVLLCFDISRPDTVDSSLKKWKTEILDFCPSTRILLIGCKTDLRTDVCTLMELSNQKQTPITYEQGSAMAKQLGVEAYLECSAFTSEKSIHSVFRTAAMACINKLQPLPKPSPTRRLSKRLLHLPSKSDLLSSTFKKEKTKSCSVM